Proteins encoded in a region of the Pirellulaceae bacterium genome:
- a CDS encoding PEP-CTERM sorting domain-containing protein (PEP-CTERM proteins occur, often in large numbers, in the proteomes of bacteria that also encode an exosortase, a predicted intramembrane cysteine proteinase. The presence of a PEP-CTERM domain at a protein's C-terminus predicts cleavage within the sorting domain, followed by covalent anchoring to some some component of the (usually Gram-negative) cell surface. Many PEP-CTERM proteins exhibit an unusual sequence composition that includes large numbers of potential glycosylation sites. Expression of one such protein has been shown restore the ability of a bacterium to form floc, a type of biofilm.) has protein sequence MRFCNSPRYTTICTIALLAVYSTSPVAAIEVAGELFVNLDASTFSTGDAAWSNAGSYVDFEAVNGPEAGLIETTPAIFFNGSNAFVGGSLEEPIEAPEGLTGFDPTRTIEVWALNPQINAEETLVSWGKRGGPDGTNMAFNYGNHGNFGAVGHWGGGGPDLGWIDDEFTAGAPDKNEWHHLVYTYAGEDDPYARVYSDGELWYEEDMDTWGGLDTYPDPAIAIAAQWENDGLTLNTGLMGNLAIGRVRIHDGVLTDDQIMANYDEEKAAFVNPGEKPPVPAESLRFSPIHRYDFSNDVADLIGNANGVIIDEGSTQNFEFGNGKLDLSENSGERSAEITEDAYVDLPNGIVSAAANSNSSGAVTFEFWASVSEIHTWQRFGDFGNSNNGEDTSDGGSDADYLLITPNSGRYNNGLEITNHPAGGLEPNVGATGPFPIDEDVHVVAVYDHEDDSNGANGSMHLYMDGELIGSNELAAAFDLRSIEDENNWLGRSQWNDPVFDGSYDEFRIYDYALTEGEVIGNYNSGADTVNTGGGSGDYNNDGLVNAADVNLQAEAIASTEPDLALFDENNDQVVNDVDRYIWVHEHAQTWIGDANLDGEFNSSDLVTVFSAAKYESGQAALWEEGDWNGDQLFSSGDLVAAFSDGGYDSGARPPAAVIPEPSSMFLTLAGLLSVGLAIRRRR, from the coding sequence ATGAGATTTTGCAACTCCCCACGATACACGACAATTTGCACGATCGCATTGCTGGCCGTTTATTCGACCAGCCCAGTCGCCGCCATCGAAGTCGCGGGTGAACTCTTTGTAAATTTAGATGCTTCCACATTTTCGACAGGTGATGCTGCCTGGAGTAATGCGGGCAGCTACGTTGACTTCGAAGCGGTTAACGGTCCCGAAGCTGGACTCATCGAAACAACACCTGCCATCTTTTTCAACGGCAGCAACGCATTCGTCGGTGGCTCTCTGGAAGAACCGATCGAAGCTCCCGAGGGACTGACCGGTTTCGACCCAACTCGAACGATTGAAGTTTGGGCGTTGAATCCACAAATCAATGCCGAAGAAACGCTTGTGTCATGGGGTAAACGAGGCGGCCCTGACGGGACCAACATGGCGTTCAACTATGGAAATCACGGAAACTTCGGAGCCGTCGGCCATTGGGGTGGCGGTGGACCCGATTTAGGCTGGATTGATGACGAATTCACGGCTGGAGCTCCGGACAAAAACGAGTGGCATCATCTGGTTTACACCTATGCGGGTGAGGACGATCCGTATGCTCGAGTCTATTCAGACGGAGAACTCTGGTACGAAGAGGACATGGATACATGGGGGGGCCTCGACACCTACCCCGATCCAGCGATCGCCATTGCCGCACAATGGGAAAATGATGGATTAACGCTCAACACCGGCTTGATGGGAAATCTAGCAATTGGTCGTGTGCGAATTCATGACGGAGTGTTGACCGACGATCAAATCATGGCGAATTACGATGAAGAGAAGGCTGCATTCGTCAACCCGGGTGAAAAACCTCCCGTACCCGCTGAGTCTTTGCGTTTCTCTCCGATTCACCGTTACGACTTCTCTAACGACGTCGCTGACTTAATTGGCAATGCGAATGGCGTGATCATCGACGAAGGTAGCACCCAAAATTTCGAGTTCGGCAATGGGAAACTTGATCTCTCAGAAAATTCTGGGGAACGCTCAGCCGAGATCACCGAAGATGCCTATGTCGATCTGCCGAACGGGATCGTTTCCGCCGCCGCGAACTCCAATTCAAGCGGAGCCGTCACCTTCGAGTTCTGGGCATCTGTCTCAGAGATACATACCTGGCAACGATTCGGTGACTTTGGCAATAGCAATAATGGTGAGGACACTTCCGACGGCGGTAGTGACGCCGACTATTTGCTGATCACACCGAATTCAGGACGATACAACAATGGTCTTGAGATCACCAACCATCCTGCCGGCGGTCTAGAACCTAACGTAGGAGCGACGGGTCCCTTTCCAATCGACGAAGATGTTCACGTGGTGGCCGTTTACGATCACGAAGACGATTCGAATGGTGCGAACGGATCCATGCATCTGTATATGGATGGTGAATTGATCGGGTCCAATGAATTGGCTGCTGCTTTTGACCTCAGATCAATAGAAGACGAAAACAATTGGCTAGGTCGATCCCAATGGAATGACCCTGTTTTCGACGGATCGTACGATGAGTTTCGCATCTATGATTATGCTCTCACGGAAGGTGAAGTCATTGGCAATTACAACTCGGGGGCTGACACTGTCAATACAGGCGGCGGCTCGGGGGACTACAATAACGACGGATTAGTCAACGCGGCAGATGTAAATCTGCAAGCCGAAGCGATCGCCTCGACGGAACCGGATTTGGCATTGTTTGATGAGAACAACGACCAAGTGGTCAACGATGTTGACCGTTATATTTGGGTGCATGAACATGCTCAAACCTGGATTGGTGATGCAAACCTCGACGGGGAATTTAACAGTAGTGATCTTGTCACTGTTTTCAGCGCCGCCAAATATGAGTCAGGGCAAGCAGCCCTTTGGGAAGAAGGGGATTGGAACGGCGACCAGCTCTTCAGCAGCGGCGATCTTGTCGCAGCATTTAGTGACGGTGGCTATGACAGTGGCGCCCGACCTCCCGCGGCTGTTATTCCAGAGCCATCAAGCATGTTTTTGACACTGGCCGGGCTGCTGTCAGTCGGACTTGCAATCAGACGCCGACGGTAG
- the rffA gene encoding dTDP-4-amino-4,6-dideoxygalactose transaminase, with amino-acid sequence MQIPFNKPFIAGKELYYTAQAVTFGNIAGDGVYTKQCAQVLEELGAHRVLLTPSCTASLEMAAILCNMEPGDEVIMPSYTFVSTANAFVLHGAKPVFVDVRPDTLNIDENLIEQAITDRTKAICPVHYAGVACEMDPIMEIADRHGLMVVEDAAQGVHAFYKGRALGSIGHLGTYSFHETKNYICGEGGALCINDEKLVERAEIIRDKGTNRQQYFRGEVDKYTWVDGGSSYVLSELSAAFLFAQLEEMDSIQQTRKQLFDTYREGLADLEEKRLVRLPIIPGHCQCNYHMFYILLSDQEIRDALIHYLREREIYSVFHYVPLHTSPMGRTFGYEGGELPITEEYSNRLLRLPFFHDLQDSDQRMVIDAIANFFTG; translated from the coding sequence TTGCAAATCCCTTTCAATAAGCCTTTCATCGCTGGCAAAGAGCTTTATTACACTGCCCAGGCGGTTACTTTTGGCAATATCGCCGGGGACGGTGTCTACACGAAGCAGTGTGCTCAAGTCCTTGAGGAACTTGGGGCTCATCGAGTTTTGCTGACCCCGTCCTGCACGGCTTCGCTCGAGATGGCGGCCATACTTTGCAATATGGAACCTGGCGATGAGGTCATCATGCCGTCCTACACCTTCGTCTCGACGGCGAACGCGTTCGTACTGCATGGCGCGAAGCCTGTCTTCGTCGACGTTCGGCCCGATACGCTCAATATCGACGAAAATCTGATCGAACAAGCGATCACGGACCGTACAAAGGCGATATGCCCGGTCCACTACGCCGGCGTCGCGTGCGAGATGGACCCGATCATGGAAATCGCCGATCGGCATGGACTTATGGTCGTAGAAGATGCTGCTCAAGGCGTCCACGCGTTCTACAAAGGACGTGCCTTGGGTTCGATCGGACATCTCGGCACCTACAGCTTTCACGAGACGAAAAACTACATCTGCGGCGAGGGTGGCGCACTTTGCATCAACGACGAGAAACTGGTTGAGCGTGCCGAGATCATCCGCGATAAGGGGACCAACCGACAGCAGTACTTCCGTGGGGAAGTCGACAAATACACCTGGGTTGACGGAGGATCCTCGTACGTCCTGAGCGAATTGAGCGCTGCCTTTTTGTTCGCCCAGTTGGAGGAGATGGACTCGATCCAGCAGACCAGGAAACAGCTATTCGACACCTACAGGGAAGGGCTTGCCGACCTTGAGGAAAAACGTCTCGTGCGTCTTCCGATCATTCCCGGCCACTGCCAGTGCAATTACCATATGTTCTACATCCTGCTATCCGATCAGGAAATTCGGGACGCACTGATTCACTACCTGCGAGAACGCGAAATCTACTCGGTCTTCCATTACGTACCGCTCCACACATCGCCCATGGGCCGCACCTTCGGCTACGAGGGAGGCGAACTACCGATCACAGAAGAGTATTCGAATCGCCTGCTCCGGCTGCCGTTCTTCCATGACCTACAGGACTCGGACCAGCGGATGGTTATTGATGCAATCGCAAATTTTTTTACAGGGTGA